A window from Planococcus maritimus encodes these proteins:
- a CDS encoding twin-arginine translocase TatA/TatE family subunit, which translates to MAPGPLSLIIIGIVALLIFGPKKLPELGKAFGSSLREFKNATKGLADDDDDDKPAKKNDLDKKDEHK; encoded by the coding sequence ATGGCTCCAGGTCCACTAAGTTTGATCATCATCGGGATTGTCGCCTTGCTGATTTTCGGCCCGAAAAAATTGCCGGAACTAGGTAAAGCATTCGGTTCTTCCTTGCGCGAATTCAAAAACGCTACAAAAGGATTGGCTGATGACGATGACGATGACAAACCAGCAAAGAAAAACGATCTAGATAAGAAAGACGAGCACAAGTAA
- a CDS encoding redox-sensing transcriptional repressor Rex has translation MLDESHKIPQATTKRLPLYYRFLQNFANAGQKRISSQELSEAMKIDSATIRRDFSHLGALGKKGYGYEVQELLAFFRKTLDQDEATNVALIGVGSLGSAFLKYNFHRNHNTKIILAFDTNSPPEGKTISGIDTYHPDLIEEKIKQYGVEVVILTVPSRSAQEVTDRLAETDIKGILNFTPVRISVPEHIRVQTIDLSVELQTLIYQIKHD, from the coding sequence ATGCTTGACGAATCCCACAAAATCCCGCAAGCAACAACGAAGCGGCTGCCCTTGTATTACCGATTTCTCCAGAATTTCGCCAATGCCGGACAGAAACGCATCTCCTCTCAGGAGTTGAGCGAAGCGATGAAAATCGATTCCGCGACCATTCGCCGCGACTTTTCCCATCTCGGTGCGCTCGGCAAAAAAGGTTACGGTTATGAGGTCCAAGAGCTTTTAGCGTTTTTCCGTAAGACGCTAGACCAGGACGAAGCGACCAATGTCGCCTTGATCGGTGTCGGAAGCCTCGGCAGCGCGTTTTTAAAATACAATTTCCACCGCAATCACAACACGAAAATCATCCTGGCCTTTGATACGAATAGTCCGCCAGAAGGCAAAACCATTAGTGGCATCGATACGTACCATCCGGATTTGATTGAAGAAAAGATCAAGCAATATGGTGTGGAAGTGGTTATCTTGACGGTGCCGTCGCGTTCGGCACAGGAAGTGACCGACCGACTCGCTGAGACTGACATTAAAGGCATTTTGAACTTCACGCCGGTGCGCATTTCCGTGCCGGAACATATCCGCGTGCAGACGATCGATTTATCGGTCGAGCTGCAGACCTTGATCTACCAAATCAAGCATGATTAA
- the groL gene encoding chaperonin GroEL (60 kDa chaperone family; promotes refolding of misfolded polypeptides especially under stressful conditions; forms two stacked rings of heptamers to form a barrel-shaped 14mer; ends can be capped by GroES; misfolded proteins enter the barrel where they are refolded when GroES binds), translating into MAKDIKFSEDARSLMLQGVDKLADAVKVTLGPKGRNVVLEKKFGTPLITNDGVTIAKEIELENAFENMGAKLVAEVASKTNDIAGDGTTTATVLAQAMIREGLKNVTAGANPVGIRRGIELAVESAVTGLQSISQQIEGKESIAQVAAISSGDEEVGKLIAEAMERVGNDGVITLEESRGFTTELDVVEGMQFDRGYQSPYMVTDSDKMEAVLENPFILVTDKKIGNIQEILPVLEQVVQQSKPLLIISEDVEGEALATLVVNKLRGTFNAVAVKAPGFGDRRKAMLEDIAALTGAEVITEDLGLDLKSTNITQLGRAAKVVVSKDNTTIVEGNGDSEKIIARVAQIRSQLEETTSEFDREKLQERLAKLAGGVAVIKVGAATETELKERKLRIEDALNATRAAVEEGIVAGGGTALINVYNQVAEVAAEQEGDVATGVNIVLRALEEPVRQIATNAGLEGSIIVHRLKTEEVGIGYNAATGEWVNMLDQGIVDPTKVTRSALQNAASVAAMFLTTEAVVADLPEPAPAGGGMPDMGGMGGMM; encoded by the coding sequence ATGGCAAAAGATATTAAGTTCAGTGAAGATGCACGCAGCCTGATGCTGCAAGGTGTAGATAAATTAGCGGACGCAGTCAAAGTCACGCTTGGGCCAAAAGGGCGCAACGTGGTACTTGAGAAGAAATTCGGCACGCCGCTGATCACGAATGACGGCGTAACGATCGCTAAAGAAATCGAGCTTGAAAACGCGTTTGAAAACATGGGCGCGAAACTCGTAGCGGAAGTAGCTTCCAAAACGAATGATATCGCTGGTGACGGTACGACCACTGCGACCGTTCTTGCACAAGCAATGATCCGTGAAGGCTTGAAGAACGTCACAGCCGGCGCTAACCCTGTCGGTATCCGCCGCGGCATCGAATTGGCTGTGGAAAGCGCAGTCACTGGATTGCAATCCATTTCCCAGCAAATCGAAGGCAAAGAATCGATTGCGCAAGTAGCGGCCATTTCTTCAGGCGACGAGGAAGTCGGTAAATTGATCGCAGAAGCAATGGAGCGCGTTGGTAACGATGGCGTCATCACTTTGGAAGAATCACGCGGCTTTACGACGGAACTGGATGTCGTAGAAGGCATGCAATTCGACCGCGGCTATCAGTCTCCTTACATGGTGACAGATTCCGACAAAATGGAAGCGGTTCTGGAAAACCCGTTCATCCTTGTTACAGATAAGAAGATCGGCAACATCCAAGAAATCCTTCCAGTGCTTGAGCAAGTCGTTCAGCAAAGCAAACCGCTTCTCATCATCTCTGAAGATGTTGAAGGCGAAGCGTTGGCAACACTTGTCGTAAACAAATTGCGCGGCACATTCAACGCAGTAGCAGTCAAAGCTCCTGGATTTGGCGACCGCAGAAAAGCGATGCTTGAAGACATTGCTGCACTTACTGGCGCTGAAGTGATCACAGAAGACCTCGGTCTTGACTTGAAATCCACCAACATCACGCAACTTGGACGCGCAGCGAAAGTGGTTGTGTCGAAAGACAACACAACGATCGTTGAAGGCAATGGCGATTCTGAGAAAATCATCGCGCGCGTGGCGCAAATCCGCAGCCAATTGGAAGAAACAACTTCTGAATTCGACCGCGAAAAACTGCAGGAGCGCCTAGCGAAACTTGCTGGCGGTGTTGCAGTCATCAAAGTCGGCGCAGCTACTGAAACTGAACTTAAAGAGCGTAAATTGCGCATCGAAGACGCATTGAACGCAACACGTGCAGCAGTTGAAGAAGGCATCGTGGCAGGCGGCGGTACGGCGTTGATCAATGTCTACAACCAAGTAGCCGAAGTTGCAGCAGAGCAAGAAGGCGACGTCGCAACAGGCGTGAACATCGTTCTTCGTGCACTTGAAGAGCCGGTGCGCCAAATCGCAACGAACGCAGGCCTTGAAGGATCGATCATCGTTCACCGCCTGAAAACGGAAGAAGTCGGCATCGGCTACAACGCAGCAACAGGCGAATGGGTTAACATGCTGGACCAAGGCATCGTAGACCCAACGAAAGTAACGCGTTCTGCATTGCAAAACGCAGCTTCTGTTGCAGCTATGTTCTTGACGACTGAAGCGGTCGTAGCAGACTTGCCAGAACCAGCACCAGCTGGCGGCGGCATGCCTGATATGGGCGGCATGGGCGGCATGATGTAA
- the tsaE gene encoding tRNA (adenosine(37)-N6)-threonylcarbamoyltransferase complex ATPase subunit type 1 TsaE, with translation MSYTITVQSPEQTEELAMRVASLLQPGDLLTLEGDLGAGKTTFTKGLAKGLGIERTVNSPTFTILKQYDGRVNLNHFDVYRLENSDEDIGFDELFAEEAVSVVEWAQFIDEYLPTDRLEIVIRRLSEEGREVEFEPHGIRYENLCRELTR, from the coding sequence ATGAGCTACACGATAACAGTGCAGTCGCCAGAACAAACAGAAGAACTTGCTATGCGCGTGGCTTCGCTTTTGCAACCGGGAGACCTGCTTACACTAGAAGGTGACTTAGGCGCAGGAAAGACGACTTTTACTAAAGGATTGGCAAAAGGGCTTGGTATCGAACGAACCGTCAATAGTCCAACTTTCACCATCCTAAAACAATACGATGGCAGGGTAAACTTGAACCATTTTGATGTATACCGCTTGGAAAACAGCGATGAAGATATCGGATTTGATGAATTATTTGCGGAAGAAGCAGTATCGGTCGTTGAATGGGCTCAGTTTATTGACGAATATTTACCGACAGACCGTTTAGAGATTGTCATTCGCCGCTTGTCTGAAGAGGGACGCGAAGTGGAGTTTGAACCGCACGGTATCCGTTACGAAAACTTATGCAGGGAGCTAACACGATGA
- the tatC gene encoding twin-arginine translocase subunit TatC: protein MNQQNEMTVVEHIGELRKRLTLIVVFFLLALIVGFFLAEPLIRYLQFSEEARNLTLNAFKITDPIKIYMQVMMILALIITSPLIMYQFWAFISPGLSDRERKVTLGYIPFSVSLFIGGIAFSYLVLFPYVIGFMLNISESLDIQETIGINEYFQFLFQITLPFGFIFQLPVLMLFLTRLGILTPMLMTKYRKYAYLVLVTIAAFITPPDIISHMIVTLPLILLYEFSVVIARIGYRKFLRAEQQQAIDEQTENLPPK, encoded by the coding sequence ATGAACCAACAAAATGAAATGACAGTAGTTGAACATATAGGTGAACTCAGAAAACGGCTGACCTTAATAGTCGTTTTCTTTCTGTTGGCGCTCATTGTGGGATTTTTTCTCGCGGAGCCACTGATTCGTTATTTGCAGTTCAGTGAAGAAGCCCGAAACCTGACTTTGAATGCGTTCAAGATTACCGATCCAATTAAGATTTATATGCAAGTCATGATGATTTTGGCTTTGATCATCACGTCTCCCCTGATCATGTACCAATTCTGGGCATTCATCAGTCCGGGGTTATCGGACCGGGAACGGAAAGTGACGCTTGGGTATATCCCGTTTTCTGTGTCGCTGTTCATCGGCGGCATCGCTTTCTCGTATTTGGTGCTGTTCCCGTATGTTATTGGGTTCATGCTCAATATATCGGAGAGCCTGGATATCCAGGAAACGATCGGGATCAATGAATATTTCCAGTTTTTGTTCCAGATTACCTTGCCGTTCGGCTTTATCTTCCAGCTGCCGGTATTGATGCTATTTTTGACACGACTCGGCATTTTGACGCCGATGTTGATGACAAAATACCGGAAATACGCGTATTTGGTGCTGGTCACGATTGCTGCGTTTATTACGCCGCCGGATATTATTTCTCATATGATCGTGACCTTGCCGCTGATTTTATTGTATGAATTCAGTGTGGTCATTGCGCGCATCGGTTACCGCAAGTTCCTGCGTGCCGAACAGCAGCAGGCCATTGATGAACAGACTGAAAACCTTCCGCCGAAATAA
- the tsaB gene encoding tRNA (adenosine(37)-N6)-threonylcarbamoyltransferase complex dimerization subunit type 1 TsaB: protein MILGIDTSNSPLAIALVKDDTVLIEETQNLKINHSLTAMPAIEQLMKKAKIAPGDLTQIVVAEGPGSYTGVRIGLTIAKTLAWSLKIPLVSVSSLKVLAGNGQGFDGLVCPVMDARRGTVFTGLYEGQHLKTIISDQHSDFKAFLEQVRMQERPVLFTGVDLEIHRSLIEETLGELAHFAPFPNRLPRASKLIALAAGENVKEVHHTVPEYRRITEAEANLTKTEKGKNQ, encoded by the coding sequence ATGATTTTAGGAATCGACACGTCGAATTCTCCGTTGGCTATTGCCTTGGTGAAAGACGATACAGTATTAATAGAAGAAACTCAAAATCTAAAGATTAATCATTCGCTAACAGCGATGCCGGCGATTGAGCAATTGATGAAAAAAGCGAAAATTGCTCCAGGCGATTTGACACAAATTGTTGTTGCAGAAGGACCTGGTTCTTATACAGGTGTTCGAATAGGCTTGACGATCGCCAAGACGCTCGCTTGGTCGTTAAAAATTCCATTGGTTTCGGTATCCAGTTTGAAGGTGCTTGCAGGAAATGGCCAAGGCTTTGACGGGTTGGTTTGCCCGGTGATGGATGCGAGGCGCGGTACCGTGTTTACTGGGCTTTATGAAGGTCAACATTTGAAAACGATAATTTCCGATCAGCACAGCGACTTCAAGGCGTTTTTGGAACAAGTTCGTATGCAAGAGCGTCCAGTGTTGTTTACGGGTGTCGATCTTGAAATTCATCGCTCGTTGATCGAAGAGACGCTAGGTGAGTTGGCGCATTTTGCACCGTTTCCCAACAGACTTCCGCGTGCTTCTAAGCTGATTGCATTAGCTGCAGGTGAGAACGTCAAAGAAGTTCATCATACAGTTCCGGAATATCGGCGGATCACTGAAGCAGAAGCCAATCTGACAAAAACAGAAAAAGGTAAAAACCAATGA
- a CDS encoding CPBP family intramembrane glutamic endopeptidase, whose translation MTSTDKTASSPKSKGHKRKNMRTPLLVLLVFVAVQLMPILFIGPTLGYFRDQGLDDATARASTSGWLIFLTMGVGFLVTMALILRDRNFFNIWKGKKSSLLAAIGWGVLGFLLLIIGQSIAAMIEMAIGIDPGSANTQTLVRIAEVVPFAIIAVVLFGPILEELVFRRVVFGSLNQTMNFWIATAISALVFALVHVEFTHLLLYFTTGLILAALYQRTKRILTPIIAHIMLNGYVMLIQLNMDKIETFIKQMENLQ comes from the coding sequence ATGACCTCAACCGATAAAACCGCTTCTTCCCCAAAATCAAAAGGGCATAAGCGCAAAAACATGCGCACGCCGCTCCTGGTCCTGCTCGTTTTCGTGGCCGTTCAGCTCATGCCGATTCTCTTTATCGGCCCGACACTCGGCTATTTCCGCGATCAAGGGCTAGACGATGCCACGGCCCGTGCTTCCACTTCCGGCTGGCTGATTTTCCTGACGATGGGCGTCGGCTTTTTAGTGACAATGGCACTCATCTTGCGCGACCGCAACTTCTTCAATATTTGGAAAGGTAAAAAATCGAGCCTTCTTGCCGCAATCGGCTGGGGCGTCCTCGGCTTTTTGCTCCTCATCATCGGGCAATCGATTGCCGCCATGATTGAAATGGCTATCGGCATCGATCCGGGATCCGCCAACACGCAGACACTCGTGCGAATCGCGGAAGTCGTACCGTTCGCAATCATCGCTGTCGTCCTGTTCGGACCAATACTCGAAGAGTTGGTGTTCCGCCGCGTCGTCTTTGGCTCCTTGAACCAAACGATGAACTTCTGGATCGCTACGGCCATTTCAGCACTGGTCTTCGCGCTCGTCCATGTCGAATTCACGCATCTCTTGCTTTACTTCACGACCGGACTGATCCTGGCAGCCCTCTATCAGCGTACTAAGCGCATCCTTACCCCAATCATCGCGCACATCATGCTGAACGGCTACGTCATGCTCATCCAGCTCAATATGGACAAAATCGAAACCTTTATCAAACAAATGGAAAACCTGCAATAA
- the tsaD gene encoding tRNA (adenosine(37)-N6)-threonylcarbamoyltransferase complex transferase subunit TsaD: MNEDIFVLGIETSCDETAASVVKNGTEIISNVVASQIESHKRFGGVVPEIASRHHVEQITIVIEEALQQANLSPSELSAVAVTEGPGLVGALLVGVNAAKAFAFAHSLPLVGVHHIAGHIYANRLEQEMEFPLLSLVISGGHTELILMKEHGDFTVIGETRDDAAGEAYDKVARTLNLPYPGGPHIDRLAQQSTEAVDFPRVWLEEGSYDFSFSGLKSSVLNYMHNLKQRGEDPVPEAVAAGFQNSVVEVVTAKTLRAAREFGVKQVIAAGGVAANKGLRTSLTKTFEEEQIPFFIPPLPLCTDNAAMIAAAGTVMYEKGLTGDMAMNGRPGMPLNSWI, translated from the coding sequence ATGAATGAAGATATTTTTGTGTTGGGAATAGAAACGAGTTGTGATGAAACGGCAGCTTCGGTCGTGAAAAATGGAACTGAGATCATCTCCAATGTAGTGGCTTCGCAAATCGAGAGCCATAAGCGTTTTGGGGGTGTTGTTCCGGAAATAGCGTCGCGGCATCATGTCGAACAAATCACGATTGTCATTGAGGAAGCATTGCAGCAGGCAAATCTGTCGCCATCTGAATTGTCTGCAGTAGCTGTCACAGAAGGGCCGGGGCTAGTTGGAGCCTTGTTAGTTGGGGTTAATGCAGCGAAAGCCTTTGCGTTTGCACATAGCTTGCCGTTAGTAGGCGTGCATCATATCGCAGGCCATATCTATGCGAATCGCTTGGAACAGGAAATGGAGTTTCCTCTTTTGTCGTTGGTCATTTCAGGAGGCCATACTGAGTTAATCCTGATGAAAGAGCATGGTGATTTTACCGTCATTGGTGAGACTAGGGACGATGCTGCAGGAGAAGCGTATGACAAAGTGGCACGGACATTGAATTTGCCGTATCCAGGAGGCCCGCATATCGATCGCTTGGCACAACAAAGTACGGAGGCAGTCGATTTTCCACGGGTTTGGCTGGAAGAAGGATCGTATGATTTCAGCTTTAGTGGATTGAAATCGTCGGTGCTGAACTATATGCATAATTTAAAACAGCGTGGGGAAGATCCAGTACCGGAAGCGGTAGCTGCAGGTTTCCAAAATAGCGTCGTCGAAGTCGTAACGGCAAAGACCTTGCGTGCAGCAAGGGAATTCGGCGTTAAACAAGTGATCGCCGCAGGAGGTGTGGCAGCAAATAAAGGGCTGCGTACATCACTGACCAAGACTTTTGAAGAAGAGCAAATTCCATTCTTCATTCCGCCGCTTCCACTCTGTACCGATAATGCAGCGATGATTGCAGCGGCTGGGACTGTTATGTATGAAAAAGGATTAACAGGAGATATGGCCATGAATGGGCGTCCGGGGATGCCTTTGAATTCCTGGATTTAA
- the rimI gene encoding ribosomal protein S18-alanine N-acetyltransferase — translation MSNPVKFRKMTIQDVNAVYEIEKQSFTLAWTKEAFEQEMLKNEFAYYVLGETAEGVIGYCGMWLVMDEAHITNIAISPQQRGNKYGEALMREAMDQARAQGAKLMTLEARVSNIAALNLYKKLGFQNGGIRKGYYTDNQEDAIVMWVNFNE, via the coding sequence ATGAGCAACCCAGTGAAATTTCGTAAAATGACCATTCAAGACGTGAATGCAGTATATGAAATTGAAAAACAATCGTTTACGCTGGCTTGGACCAAAGAGGCGTTCGAGCAAGAGATGCTGAAAAATGAATTTGCGTATTACGTACTGGGTGAAACGGCAGAAGGGGTCATTGGATACTGTGGCATGTGGCTCGTAATGGACGAAGCGCATATTACCAATATCGCCATTTCCCCTCAACAACGCGGCAATAAATACGGGGAAGCTTTAATGAGAGAGGCCATGGATCAAGCAAGAGCGCAAGGCGCAAAACTGATGACTTTAGAAGCGCGTGTCAGCAATATAGCCGCGCTCAATTTGTATAAGAAACTTGGATTTCAAAATGGTGGCATCCGAAAAGGGTATTATACGGATAACCAGGAAGATGCCATAGTGATGTGGGTGAATTTCAATGAATGA
- the groES gene encoding co-chaperone GroES yields MLRPLGDRVIIELVEVEEKTSSGIVLPGSAQEKPQEGKVIAVGNGLIRENGQRTELDVNEGDRVVFSKYAGTELKYEGNEYLILRENDILAIVG; encoded by the coding sequence TTGTTAAGACCATTAGGAGATCGTGTCATCATTGAGCTCGTCGAAGTGGAAGAAAAGACATCTAGCGGAATCGTCTTGCCAGGATCGGCGCAAGAAAAGCCGCAGGAAGGCAAAGTGATTGCGGTAGGGAATGGACTTATCCGTGAAAACGGACAGCGTACAGAGCTGGACGTAAATGAAGGAGACCGCGTCGTCTTTTCGAAATATGCGGGCACGGAATTGAAATACGAAGGCAACGAATACTTAATCCTACGTGAAAACGACATCCTTGCGATTGTCGGCTAA
- a CDS encoding ABC-F family ATP-binding cassette domain-containing protein, which produces MIVLQVNQIHKSFGAEEIISGAKLEVQHRDRVALVGRNGAGKSTLLKIIAGEMSYDSGDLIMPKDLTIGYLEQQTDLNSDATVWQEMMKIFVHFREQEAQLRKLEADMADPDIYNDAERNAKVMQEYDLLQTNFKDAGGYQFEADTRAVLHGMKFYPEDYEKKITSLSGGQKTRLMLAKLLLAKPQLLILDEPTNHLDIETLSWLENYLKNYPGALLIVSHDRYFLDQVVTLVYEVSRKKVRKYTGNYSRYLSEKAKQYELDRKHYEKEQGEKAKLEDYVARNLVRASTTKMAQSRRRVLEKTDWMEAPEGDEKSARFGFDILKQSGNDVLNIQSLSVGYHNQAVSNNVALKLYRTESLALVGPNGVGKSTLLKTIMKELPALAGEIHYGTGIQFGYYDQEQANLKGNKLVLNELWDDYPHVNEKDIRGILGRFLFTGDDVLKPVSTLSGGEKARVALAKLMMQKANVLLLDEPTNHLDLDSKEVLENALIDYPGTLLFVSHDRYFMNRIATKVVELSTGGTTEYLGDYDYYVEKKLEMEELAALDALEAKAKQPETQTSSSTSQIDKEAKKLERQLVRKNSEIEQAMESLDEEIAAIEEQLCEPDIFQDHERVMPLQTRLEELKQSHEATMTEWLELQEQLEELNS; this is translated from the coding sequence ATGATCGTATTGCAAGTCAATCAAATCCATAAATCATTCGGTGCCGAGGAAATCATCTCAGGCGCCAAACTCGAAGTCCAGCACCGCGACCGGGTCGCACTTGTTGGCCGCAACGGTGCCGGGAAATCCACATTGCTAAAAATCATCGCTGGGGAAATGTCCTATGACAGCGGCGACTTAATCATGCCGAAAGATCTGACAATCGGCTATTTGGAACAACAAACCGACTTGAATTCTGATGCCACTGTGTGGCAGGAAATGATGAAGATCTTTGTCCATTTTCGTGAGCAAGAAGCTCAGCTGCGCAAACTCGAAGCCGATATGGCTGACCCGGACATCTACAACGACGCAGAACGCAACGCCAAAGTCATGCAGGAATACGACTTGTTGCAAACCAATTTCAAAGACGCCGGTGGCTATCAGTTTGAAGCTGACACACGCGCGGTGTTGCACGGCATGAAGTTTTATCCGGAAGACTACGAAAAGAAAATCACTTCCCTATCAGGCGGCCAGAAAACCCGCCTCATGCTGGCGAAGCTTCTGCTTGCCAAGCCTCAGCTATTGATTCTCGATGAGCCGACCAACCACTTGGACATCGAAACCTTGAGCTGGCTTGAAAACTATTTGAAAAATTATCCGGGTGCCTTGCTCATCGTATCGCATGACCGTTATTTCCTGGACCAAGTCGTCACGCTCGTCTACGAAGTGTCGCGCAAGAAGGTTCGGAAATATACCGGCAACTACAGCCGCTATTTGAGCGAAAAAGCGAAGCAATACGAACTTGACCGCAAACATTACGAAAAAGAGCAAGGCGAAAAAGCCAAACTCGAAGATTATGTGGCCCGCAATCTAGTTCGCGCCTCCACGACCAAAATGGCGCAAAGCAGGCGGCGTGTGCTTGAGAAAACCGATTGGATGGAAGCTCCTGAAGGCGACGAAAAATCGGCCCGTTTTGGCTTTGATATCCTAAAGCAAAGCGGCAACGACGTGTTGAACATTCAGTCCTTATCGGTCGGCTACCACAATCAAGCCGTGTCGAACAACGTCGCGTTGAAACTCTACCGTACTGAAAGCTTGGCGCTCGTCGGACCGAACGGTGTCGGCAAATCGACACTGCTTAAAACCATTATGAAAGAATTGCCGGCACTCGCAGGCGAGATCCATTACGGCACCGGCATCCAATTTGGCTATTACGACCAGGAACAAGCCAACTTAAAGGGCAATAAACTCGTTCTCAACGAATTATGGGACGATTACCCTCACGTGAACGAAAAAGACATTCGCGGCATTCTCGGTCGTTTCCTCTTCACTGGAGACGATGTGCTAAAGCCGGTATCGACTTTATCCGGCGGCGAAAAGGCCCGCGTGGCACTCGCCAAGTTGATGATGCAAAAAGCCAATGTACTGTTGCTGGATGAGCCGACCAACCATTTGGACCTCGACAGCAAAGAAGTGCTCGAGAACGCCTTGATCGACTATCCCGGCACACTGTTATTTGTTTCCCATGACCGCTATTTCATGAACCGGATCGCCACAAAAGTGGTGGAACTATCTACTGGCGGCACTACCGAGTACTTGGGTGACTACGATTATTATGTCGAGAAAAAACTCGAAATGGAAGAACTCGCAGCGCTCGATGCACTAGAAGCAAAAGCGAAACAGCCCGAAACCCAAACATCCTCCTCTACTTCACAAATTGACAAAGAAGCAAAAAAGCTCGAACGCCAACTAGTGAGGAAAAATAGCGAAATCGAACAAGCGATGGAATCGCTCGATGAAGAAATCGCGGCAATAGAAGAACAATTATGCGAGCCCGATATTTTCCAGGACCATGAACGCGTCATGCCTTTGCAAACACGCCTTGAAGAGCTCAAGCAATCGCATGAAGCCACCATGACCGAATGGCTCGAACTACAAGAACAACTTGAAGAACTGAACTCCTAA